A region of Vigna radiata var. radiata cultivar VC1973A chromosome 6, Vradiata_ver6, whole genome shotgun sequence DNA encodes the following proteins:
- the LOC111241899 gene encoding BTB/POZ domain-containing protein At5g66560-like, with the protein MLMVETLGIMQRCVDSVVSRASSADPALFGWPVSDATTASKQVLWNGIDGSGRRKAGTGHDDSWFEDLALLRLPLFKRLILAMKTAELSPKIIETCVMYYAKKYIPGVSRSNRKPLPLPSLSSSVATERSRRSFWRRWFQIFHFRRVRRPQQR; encoded by the coding sequence ATGCTTATGGTGGAAACGCTTGGAATCATGCAGAGGTGTGTTGATTCTGTGGTTTCCAGAGCTTCGTCCGCGGATCCTGCATTGTTCGGATGGCCAGTGAGTGACGCCACTACTGCTTCCAAACAGGTCCTCTGGAATGGAATTGACGGTTCAGGAAGAAGAAAGGCCGGCACCGGTCATGACGATTCTTGGTTTGAAGATCTGGCGCTTTTGCGTTTGCCTCTGTTCAAGAGATTGATTCTTGCGATGAAAACTGCGGAGCTGAGTCCTAAGATTATTGAAACATGCGTGATGTATTATGCTAAGAAGTACATTCCTGGTGTTTCAAGATCGAATCGGAAGCCATTGCCGTTACCTTCGTTGTCGTCATCCGTTGCGACAGAACGTAGCAGAAGGAGCTTCTGGAGACGCTGGTTTCAAATCTTCCACTTCAGAAGAGTTCGAAGGCCGCAACAGCGATGA